The Bacteroidota bacterium DNA window ATACCTAACGGGACTAACGCTCCAAAGCATTTTTATAGTTGGGTTTATTTGTTTTATACTTTGCCAAACGGTTTCAAACTGATTATATAGCTCATCAATAGACAGCAATTTTTTATTAAATAAATCAGCAGATAGCTTATGGTTATTGGTTACTTTTTTTTGTGTAGGTAAGTACTCATAAACCCAGGCAGAACCTAAGGTAATAAACAACCAATCAGCTTGTTTTAATTGATTATGTGCTTGTGCTATCTGGGTATTTACATTGGCTATTAACTTTGCTTTATCAGCACTTGAAAACGAACCATGGTGTTGCATACTATGCCATAGACCATCATGTAAAACAAGTTCTTCTTCTGTTAAATTTTTGTTACCAACGTAATCTTGCAAATGGCTGAATATACTATGCGGATTAAACACAATGCCATTAGGATTCAGCATGATGTTAAAACCATTTTCTTGCATTTTAGCAGCCATGTTTTCGGCAAAGCATGAACCAACAGCCAGCATTGAATCATTCATATTCAATGTATTTGCAAGTGGCTTTATGTTATAATCAATACTAAATTTCATTCAAAAAATTAATCTCTTACGTTCTTTTTAAATTTATAGCTGGTTCACTTCGTCCATAAAAACAGCAGTATCAGTGAAGCGTTCAAATTTACTCAATTCACATGTGTTTAAAAGTTTATTATAAAATTTAAATGGTTTAAATACATTTTTGATAAAACACAAGTGTTTATTACTATTAATTACTAACTAACAATATGGCTAAGAAAATTGTCGCGAAGAAGAAAGTAACCAAAGTAGCTGCAAAAAAAACTACTGCGGTAAAAAAAGAAACTGCTCAAAAGAAAATATTTGTATTGGATACATCTGTTATTTTATTTGACCATAATGCCATTAAAAATTTCCAGGAACATAATGTAGCTATACCTATTACGGTGTTAGAGGAACTTGATAACTTTAAAAAGGGCAACGATACCATCAACTTTGAAGCCCGCGAATTCATCAGGTACTTAGACAAACTTTCGGGTGAATATACTATACAAAACTGGATGCCTATTAACGGGCCCAAACGGGGTATGTTTAAGGTTATAATGAATGAAAAGCCAAAAGGTATTGATGCACAAATAGTATTTGGCGAACGCAAGGCTGACCATAAAATTATTAATGCTGCTACTGTAATGAAGGAAGAAAATCCTGAATGTAAAGTAGTATTAATTACCAAGGATGTAAACCTTAGGCTTAAAGCCAAATCATTAAACTTACATGCGGAAGATTATGAAACGGGTAAGATAAAAAATCTGGAAGGTTTATACAGTGGCAATTCAATTATAGAAAAAGTAAAACCAAGTGTTATTGAAGAAATATACGCCAAAGGTTTTGTGCATTACGAATTTGCTATTAAACAACGCCCTAAAGCCAATCATTATTTTATTTTAAAAAACGATAAAACCTCCGTGCTTTGTTTTTACGAAGCAGATACAGAATGCTTAAAAAGAGTAGATAAACAAACTGGCCACGGTATTAAACCACGTAATGCGGAACAAGCTTTTGCTTTACATGCGGTACTAAACCCAAAGGTAAGTTTGGTTACTATACAAGGTATGGCTGGTACTGGTAAAACCCTTTTGGCTTTAGCCGGGGCTTTACAGCAACGTTCTGATTTCAGACAGATTTATTTGGCAAGGCCTATTATTCCTTTAAACAACCGCGATATTGGTTTTTTACCGGGCGATATTAAATCAAAAATTAACCCATACATGGAACCGCTGTGGGATAATTTAAAAATGATTCAGAACCAATGGAAAGAAAGCGATAAAGAATACCAGAAATTAACTGAAATGGTTAACAACGAAAAAATAATGATTTCGCCACTGGCTTATATCAGGGGTAGAAGTTTATCGAACATTATTTTTATAATAGATGAAGCACAAAACTTAACACCACTGGAGGTAAGAACCATTATTACCCGTGCGGGCGAAGGAACCAAAATAATTTTTACAGGCGATATTCACCAGATAGATACACCTTACCTTGATTCGCAATCAAACGGATTATCGTATTTAATGGATAGGATAAAAGACAACGAAATGTATGCGCATATAACCTTAGAAAAAGGAGAACGAAGTGAACTGGCTAATTTAGCTAACCAGTTATTATAAAACTATAAACCATAAAAAAGGGTGCTTTAAATATTTAAAGCACCCTTTTTTGTTTTTTAAACTATGGTTTATTTAAAACCAATTTGTAATGAATCGTTCTCCGAAATTTTGTTAAAGAACTCTTTAAACTCTGCATAATCTTTTGGTGTAATAATTACATCTTTACATTTTAACTCACGTACTGCCACTAATTTATTGGGTAATACTTTATACGTAATTGAATAGTCTATTCCTTTACAGTTTAACTTCACATTTTTAGGAACATCAGCCAATAGTTTACCTTTAGGGTACTCAATGGTTATTTGCTCTTTCACTGTTTCAGCATCGGTTAACTCCCACATATTAAATGCATAGTTTCTTGTATCGGTCGATACAAAATCAACGGCACGGTAAGCATCCGTCCAAGGCATTCTAAAAATTTTTAAACCTGCTACATCGGTAAATACATTTTTAGTATTGAACACATAGTTGTACGATACGGTATCGTTCAATGTTTTTAAATCGCTAAAGCTTAAGCTGGTTAAAGTAACCGTATTGGTAAAGTCACTGCTTAATGATTCAAGCATTTCTTTCTCTTGCTTTTCTTTACCTATATCAGCATAAGTGGAGCGTGTTCCTTCTGCAAATACACCTGAGCGATAACTGGTACGTTTGGCATTTAAAACATTGTTATCAAAAGTTAAATTGGTTTCACGCCATATTGCATTTAAAGCACGTTTCGAATCTTTAATTGGCAATAATGTAGAAGTAGTTTTGGTATTTTTTGGAATAAACAACGACTTAGCATGTAACAAGTTATTACCTAAAGTACCAAACGATAATTTTTGTGAAGTTAACTCAATATAATACGGTTGTTTATCAAGTACGGCATAAGCTATACAATGGTTAAAGTTAATGCTTGGCAATACCATATCAGAGTCACCATTGTTACGGGTATTTACCAATATTAAATTGGCTTCTATACCTACTTCTTTTGCCATTGATACAAACAAGGTTGATAAATCTTTACAATCGCCCAGCTTAGTATTTAAAGTACTTGCCGCTTTTTTAGGCACGTGCGAACTTTGTAAGAATGCAATACTGCTATAGCTAATATTACTTTCAATATAGTTGTAAATTATTTTGGCTTTTTCTAATTGGCTTAAACCTGTTTTGTTTTTAAACAAATTGGCTACTGTTTCTTTTACCTCATAGTTAGCTTCCGATTTTGATTCTGATAAATCAGCATACCAATTAGCTATATAGTTCCAATCCTCAATTGACGATATTTCTAAAGCAATACCAATATCGGCCAGAGGTGGTGCATACGACTCCTGTTTTAAAGCCGGTTTATTGTTTTGCTCCCACACATACATTTTAAAATCATCAAACTCGCTTTCCTCCGGTTTGTTGTCAGCGTTAATCATTTGGTATTTAAATTTTTTATCCTTTGGTAGTATTAAACTATAACGTGTTAAACCTGCCGGAAAGAAATAGTTAAAGGTAAATTTATCCCAAAAATGTTCTGATAGTTTACCTGAATAATAGCTTTCAATTTTATATAACATATGTATAGCATCACCTGGCTCCAAAGCGGTAAACACAAAATAATTATCGCGTGTTTCAGCTTGTACTTTGCTACCATCAGCCTTAAATACTTCTGCTTTATCAACTATTAAACGTTGTGAGTAGCCATTGTATGATACCGAGTATTCTTTCCATGTATCAATACCTGCCTGGTTAAATACTTTTATAACCAATTCCGATTTTTCTTCGGTAGCACCTTCCGGATATACAATGCGTTCCATTTCATTCAATAAAATAATGCTATTGTCTTCAGGGAAATCTTCTGCTTTAGGCGATTTTTTA harbors:
- a CDS encoding GSCFA domain-containing protein is translated as MKFSIDYNIKPLANTLNMNDSMLAVGSCFAENMAAKMQENGFNIMLNPNGIVFNPHSIFSHLQDYVGNKNLTEEELVLHDGLWHSMQHHGSFSSADKAKLIANVNTQIAQAHNQLKQADWLFITLGSAWVYEYLPTQKKVTNNHKLSADLFNKKLLSIDELYNQFETVWQSIKQINPTIKMLWSVSPVRYVRDGLYENNISKSILHLLVHQIVNTNPTNCFYFPAYEIVIDELRDYRFYKEDLVHPNELAINYVWQKFTATCFDKNSIDYLNDFQKYNMLINHKPLHTDSVSYQKYKEQCAHLRDYINNKYTKNID
- a CDS encoding PhoH family protein, translating into MAKKIVAKKKVTKVAAKKTTAVKKETAQKKIFVLDTSVILFDHNAIKNFQEHNVAIPITVLEELDNFKKGNDTINFEAREFIRYLDKLSGEYTIQNWMPINGPKRGMFKVIMNEKPKGIDAQIVFGERKADHKIINAATVMKEENPECKVVLITKDVNLRLKAKSLNLHAEDYETGKIKNLEGLYSGNSIIEKVKPSVIEEIYAKGFVHYEFAIKQRPKANHYFILKNDKTSVLCFYEADTECLKRVDKQTGHGIKPRNAEQAFALHAVLNPKVSLVTIQGMAGTGKTLLALAGALQQRSDFRQIYLARPIIPLNNRDIGFLPGDIKSKINPYMEPLWDNLKMIQNQWKESDKEYQKLTEMVNNEKIMISPLAYIRGRSLSNIIFIIDEAQNLTPLEVRTIITRAGEGTKIIFTGDIHQIDTPYLDSQSNGLSYLMDRIKDNEMYAHITLEKGERSELANLANQLL